The proteins below come from a single Sander vitreus isolate 19-12246 chromosome 15, sanVit1, whole genome shotgun sequence genomic window:
- the LOC144530809 gene encoding voltage-dependent calcium channel gamma-1 subunit-like, whose protein sequence is MFEEQATKVKITSVVIVVGMSSMMAAVVTDHWAVLSPRVEKLNATCEAAHFGLWRLCKKSIFIVEEDPQGKGCGPISLPGAQNCSYFKHFTSGEEAEVFEVKTQKEYNISAAAITIFSLFLLLLGTLCVIFSFGKGRDYLLRPAGMFFGFAGLCIVISVEVMRQSVKRMIASDETIWIEYYYSWSFTCACAAFTLLILSGVALLLISMPRMPRNPWETCMDAEPDTLD, encoded by the exons ATGTTTGAGGAGCAGGCGACTAAGGTCAAGATCACGTCCGTGGTGATTGTGGTGGGCATGTCGTCGATGATGGCAGCGGTGGTGACTGACCACTGGGCCGTGCTCAGCCCCCGGGTAGAGAAGCTCAACGCTACCTGCGAGGCCGCCCACTTTGGCCTCTGGAGGCTCTGCAAGAAAAGTATCTTCATTGTGGAGGAGGACCCTCAGGGCAAAGGCTGCGGCCCCATCAGCTTACCTGGAG CACAAAACTGTTCCTACTTCAAACACTTTACCTCGGGGGAAGAAGCTGAAGTTTTTGAAGTGAAGACCCAGAAAG AGTACAATATTTCAGCAGCAGCCATCACCATCTTTAGTCTGTTCCTCTTGCTCCTGGGCACCCTCTGTGTCATCTTCTCTTTCGGAAAGGGACGGGACTACCTGCTGCGGCCCGCCGGGATGTTCTTTGGCTTTGCAG GCCTTTGCATCGTCATTTCTGTCGAGGTAATGCGCCAGTCTGTCAAGCGCATGATCGCCAGTGATGAGACCATCTGGATTGAATACTACTACTCCTGGTCCTTTACCTGCGCCTGTGCCGCCTTCACCCTGCTCATCCTCAGTGGAGTGGCCCTGCTCCTCATCTCCATGCCCCGCATGCCACGTAACCCCTGGGAGACCTGCATGGATGCTGAGCCTGACACCTTAGATTAG